In Luteolibacter sp. Y139, the following proteins share a genomic window:
- a CDS encoding LacI family DNA-binding transcriptional regulator, which translates to MTPEPENRRFSLRDIARQLGVSHAAVSMALRDSPRISATLKEKIRNYAEQVGYRPDPMLTALASYRQSKSNPAIQAAIAWINAWPQPDELRSFREFDAYWLGASAAAEKFGYRLEEFRVGRECSPKRLHQILSTRGIRGLLLPPHREQPDWGDFPWSSYSLVRFGRSLGKPHTHIVTADQVANTMLAIHEILRRGYRRVGLVIEEKRLRESGHLFEGGYALAQRSIPDKDRVPVMALGALSAGEKSKSIATWIKKHKVEAIFTDLAEVPDLLGKQGIRIPDDVALAVTSVLDAQADAGIDQHPEEIGRVGLLMLNSLINDGARGIPKIFRQILVEGSWVDGSTLPDRR; encoded by the coding sequence ATGACCCCGGAACCCGAAAACCGCCGCTTCAGCCTGCGGGACATCGCACGCCAGCTCGGCGTCAGCCATGCCGCGGTTTCCATGGCCCTGCGCGATAGCCCGCGCATCTCCGCCACGCTCAAGGAAAAGATCCGCAACTACGCCGAGCAAGTCGGCTACCGCCCCGATCCGATGCTCACCGCCCTGGCCAGCTACCGCCAGAGCAAGTCGAACCCCGCCATCCAGGCCGCCATCGCATGGATCAATGCATGGCCCCAGCCGGATGAGCTCCGCTCCTTCCGCGAGTTCGATGCCTATTGGCTCGGCGCCAGCGCCGCCGCCGAAAAGTTCGGATATCGCTTGGAAGAATTCCGCGTCGGCCGCGAATGCAGCCCGAAGCGCCTCCACCAGATCCTCTCCACCCGCGGCATCCGCGGCCTGCTGCTCCCACCTCATCGGGAGCAACCCGATTGGGGTGATTTCCCGTGGTCATCTTATTCGCTCGTTCGCTTCGGCCGCAGTCTCGGCAAGCCGCACACCCACATCGTCACCGCGGATCAGGTCGCCAATACCATGTTGGCCATCCACGAGATCCTCAGGCGCGGCTACCGACGCGTGGGCCTCGTCATCGAGGAGAAACGCCTTCGTGAAAGCGGCCATCTCTTCGAAGGCGGCTACGCCCTCGCCCAGCGCTCGATTCCCGACAAGGATCGCGTTCCCGTCATGGCACTCGGCGCCTTGTCCGCCGGTGAGAAATCCAAGTCCATCGCCACCTGGATCAAGAAGCATAAGGTGGAAGCCATTTTCACCGACCTCGCCGAAGTCCCTGACCTGTTAGGCAAGCAAGGCATCCGCATCCCCGACGATGTCGCCCTCGCCGTCACCAGCGTCCTTGATGCACAGGCCGACGCTGGCATCGACCAGCACCCCGAGGAGATCGGCCGCGTCGGCCTCCTCATGCTGAATTCCCTCATCAACGACGGCGCCCGCGGCATTCCCAAGATCTTCCGCCAGATCCTCGTCGAAGGCTCCTGGGTCGACGGCTCGACCCTCCCCGACCGGCGCTAG
- a CDS encoding beta strand repeat-containing protein, whose protein sequence is MKSRRPTLLGNGSSPFLISLVAAMTAGHPAYAATVIWDGGPATTGTDIGTAENWTGDVLPSAATPDTAQWNGTPAGPLSLVYSNALLAGVAGNTGLNLDITAAQTSAVSLDSGSNTSSLRINNINLAAGSGSLTLGNGTDTFAITLGGAASTQTFTNASSNTVTVNSDVVFGLGGGGNHLLNFTGSGNWSVASNLAFAAGGQAALYKTGTGTLTLSGGAAFKEGATVNGAAIFGAVLKEGTTIFNGGTYTNNITTNNGEFVVGGLDTVGTNTQVTLNNATILNGIDWVSIGRGNGTGATTSNLTLNNTSSITPVNMSLGFNGGNAACTPKGTLTLNDASVLTVSTTSNIAESAGSNFTIQTNGTSALTLANTVNIAQSANTTAFIELNGTSTVKQTANSNQTRIGMADGAVGTLHLNGGTATFERDLVFGYAGTGTGRLTLDSGTLNVANATERWLKVNDTVGSKGELTINGGNINLNTNTDIRFSTSAAAAGTSFVTLNAGAITGFTGNNNAVLSGASVIDLNQASTSGTINNSFNLNGGTLTIGQIITSQDSGTVAFNFNGGTLKAAANSANFLDLGGANQSAKILAGGAKVDTNGVNVTIPQSLVSGVSGDGGLTKLGTGILTLSGGASSYTGATTVSAGTLNVPSGLFFSWGSGIGINGTGAKLTSNGIISVPVTLTSGAIDAAGAIDNLTVANNATNSLTAGNGSAAQLVSVSLAFQGAAALTVVANGTTMDRNFATTNLATNAAGLITVNATNATGVWTSGTNYPVIEYSGTFTGSLAHFTLGTIPGLNPNQTAQIINTGSAIAIRITGESLIWTGTQSADWTTAAVGGSKNWSYLSNGIEFSTNSPVIFNDNASRLTVNLASNVNPSTVVFNNDLDYTLSSTGSFGITAGTLTKNGFGKLTIATNNTYTGTTQINQGTVEVTGSIGTSSTITIVSGAELLLNPASAKTYGNALAGAGVVRKQGTAALTLSGASTTFTGDFHLEAGTLNLNSAGALGTGPGIFEIAGGVIDNTSGAAVTLTGAKPQQWNADFTFTGTNDLALGTGAVTLGGTGTARTVNVAAGNLGSGPITSAFYDLVKTGAGGLRLSGAASNLQGKVDIQAGIIGMGEDILATGLTGSGILENNTPNTKWGYWNITTDQSTGTLIRDGAGVGRTGIVKRGAANWTLTNNSNFATGNLNVENGKLVLNNTGTYGATGPAGAVITNLTSVVGSTAAANGILEINGATLDYHTVNNADAVAFRGSLTIATNGTGAGAVRLNSGSLTTYRQLAAGGVNGAYGAYTQTGGTTNVGGFLALGLGTGSGVFVQTGGIYNQTISPITNGAGTGSNGVMRLTGSAVFNVSGTGDNGLWLGEAGTGRLSVSGNAALNIAVGNNGLQLGRVAAGVGIANLLGGNVTTPAVTKGAGTGTLNFNGGTLTANTASATFLTGLTNAYVHAGGGTIANGGNNITIGQALLAPTGNGVSATGLIPSGSGFIAPPVVQITGDGTGATAVAEVDASGNLTGITVTNPGIGYTTPPVFSLVGGGIGNTGTIGGEATLVANSSGALTFTGTGTTILSAQNTYTGNTVVNSGTTLAIVSSGSLAFKPAANHVSNKVTGAGLASFDGTFNIDLTGAAVANGNTWTLVDVASKSYSVVTFNIPGFTEVSNVWTKVDGNNTWSFSESTGVLSLAVSGGSGNFASWVSGFGLAAGDQDPTDDPDGDGISNFIEYALGGNPSVRELALLPTGSKSGSNFVLSFSRSDLAVTNGDAPLAIEYGSNLTGWTTVAVPAASGTVSGVTFSVTNGSPNDAITAAIPTGSGARLYARVKAGN, encoded by the coding sequence ATGAAGTCTCGTAGACCGACCCTGCTTGGAAATGGCTCGTCGCCATTCCTGATCTCTCTCGTCGCGGCCATGACCGCCGGCCATCCCGCCTATGCCGCCACCGTCATCTGGGATGGAGGTCCCGCCACCACCGGCACCGACATCGGCACCGCTGAAAACTGGACCGGCGATGTCCTGCCAAGCGCCGCCACTCCTGACACCGCCCAATGGAATGGCACTCCCGCCGGACCTCTCTCGCTGGTCTATAGCAATGCCCTCCTCGCCGGCGTCGCCGGAAACACCGGCCTGAATCTCGACATCACCGCCGCACAGACCAGCGCAGTCAGCCTCGACTCCGGAAGCAATACCTCTTCGCTCCGCATCAATAACATCAACCTCGCCGCAGGCTCCGGTTCCCTCACCCTCGGCAATGGCACGGACACTTTCGCCATCACCCTCGGCGGCGCGGCATCCACCCAGACCTTCACCAACGCCTCATCGAACACCGTCACCGTCAATTCGGACGTCGTCTTCGGCCTCGGCGGCGGTGGCAATCACCTCCTGAATTTCACCGGCTCGGGCAATTGGTCCGTCGCCTCAAATCTCGCCTTCGCCGCCGGCGGCCAGGCCGCCCTCTACAAGACCGGCACCGGCACCCTCACCCTCTCCGGCGGCGCTGCCTTCAAGGAAGGCGCCACCGTCAATGGCGCCGCCATCTTCGGCGCTGTCCTCAAGGAAGGCACCACCATCTTCAATGGCGGCACCTACACCAACAACATCACCACCAACAATGGTGAGTTCGTCGTCGGCGGCCTCGACACCGTCGGCACCAATACCCAGGTCACGCTCAACAATGCCACCATCCTGAATGGCATCGACTGGGTCAGCATCGGCCGCGGCAATGGCACCGGCGCCACCACCTCGAACCTCACGCTGAACAACACCTCCAGCATCACCCCCGTCAATATGAGCCTCGGCTTCAATGGCGGAAATGCTGCCTGCACGCCAAAGGGCACGCTCACGCTCAACGACGCCTCCGTCCTCACCGTCTCCACCACCAGCAACATCGCCGAGTCCGCCGGATCGAACTTCACGATCCAGACCAATGGCACCTCCGCTCTCACCCTGGCCAATACGGTCAACATCGCGCAGTCGGCGAATACCACCGCCTTCATCGAGCTCAACGGCACCTCCACCGTCAAGCAGACCGCCAATTCCAACCAGACCCGCATCGGCATGGCCGACGGAGCCGTCGGCACGCTCCATCTCAATGGCGGCACCGCCACCTTCGAGCGCGACCTCGTCTTCGGCTACGCCGGCACCGGCACCGGCAGGCTCACCCTCGACAGCGGCACGCTCAATGTCGCCAACGCCACCGAACGCTGGCTGAAGGTGAACGACACCGTCGGGTCAAAGGGCGAGCTCACCATCAACGGCGGCAACATCAACCTCAATACCAACACCGACATCCGCTTCAGCACCAGCGCCGCGGCGGCCGGCACCAGCTTCGTCACCCTGAACGCGGGCGCCATCACCGGCTTCACTGGCAATAACAACGCCGTCCTCAGCGGTGCCAGCGTCATCGACCTGAACCAGGCGTCCACCAGCGGCACCATCAACAATAGCTTCAACCTGAATGGCGGCACCCTGACCATCGGCCAGATCATCACCAGCCAGGACAGCGGCACCGTTGCCTTCAACTTCAATGGCGGCACCCTCAAGGCCGCCGCCAATAGCGCGAACTTCCTCGACCTCGGCGGTGCCAACCAATCCGCCAAGATCCTCGCCGGCGGTGCCAAGGTCGACACCAATGGCGTCAACGTCACCATCCCCCAGTCGCTCGTCTCCGGAGTCTCCGGCGATGGCGGCCTGACCAAGCTCGGCACCGGCATCCTTACGCTTTCCGGCGGCGCTTCCAGCTACACCGGTGCGACCACCGTTTCCGCAGGCACCCTGAATGTCCCATCCGGCCTCTTCTTCTCCTGGGGCAGCGGCATCGGCATCAATGGCACCGGCGCCAAGCTCACTTCGAATGGCATCATCTCCGTGCCCGTCACCCTCACGTCGGGAGCCATCGATGCCGCAGGCGCCATCGATAACCTGACCGTCGCCAATAACGCCACGAACAGCCTCACCGCTGGCAATGGCAGCGCGGCCCAGCTCGTCTCGGTCTCCCTCGCCTTCCAGGGCGCGGCCGCTCTCACCGTCGTCGCGAATGGCACCACGATGGACCGCAACTTCGCCACCACCAATCTCGCCACCAATGCCGCGGGATTGATCACCGTGAATGCCACCAATGCCACCGGCGTCTGGACCAGCGGCACGAACTACCCGGTCATCGAATACTCCGGCACCTTCACCGGCAGCCTCGCCCACTTCACGCTCGGCACCATCCCCGGACTCAATCCGAACCAGACCGCGCAGATCATCAATACCGGCTCCGCGATCGCCATCCGCATCACCGGCGAGTCGCTCATCTGGACCGGCACCCAGAGCGCCGACTGGACCACCGCCGCCGTCGGAGGATCCAAGAACTGGTCCTATCTGAGCAACGGCATCGAGTTCTCCACGAATAGCCCGGTGATCTTCAATGACAACGCGTCACGCCTCACCGTCAATCTCGCGTCGAACGTCAATCCCAGCACCGTCGTCTTCAATAACGACCTCGACTACACGCTCTCCAGCACCGGCAGCTTCGGCATCACCGCCGGCACCCTCACCAAGAATGGATTCGGCAAGCTGACCATCGCCACTAATAACACCTACACCGGCACCACCCAGATCAATCAGGGCACCGTCGAGGTGACCGGCTCCATCGGCACCAGCTCGACCATCACCATCGTCTCCGGCGCGGAATTGCTCCTCAATCCCGCCTCGGCCAAGACCTATGGCAACGCCCTAGCCGGAGCAGGCGTCGTCCGGAAACAGGGCACCGCCGCTCTCACCCTGTCCGGTGCCAGCACCACCTTCACCGGCGACTTCCATCTGGAAGCCGGCACGCTGAATCTGAATAGCGCAGGCGCACTCGGCACCGGCCCCGGCATCTTCGAGATCGCTGGCGGCGTGATCGACAATACCAGCGGCGCTGCCGTCACCCTCACCGGTGCCAAGCCCCAGCAGTGGAATGCCGACTTCACCTTCACCGGCACCAATGACCTCGCACTGGGCACCGGCGCCGTCACCCTCGGTGGCACCGGCACCGCGCGCACCGTCAATGTCGCCGCTGGCAACCTCGGCAGCGGCCCGATCACCAGCGCCTTCTACGACCTCGTGAAGACCGGCGCGGGCGGACTCCGCCTCTCCGGCGCTGCGTCGAATCTCCAGGGCAAGGTCGACATCCAGGCCGGCATCATCGGCATGGGTGAAGACATCCTCGCCACCGGCCTCACCGGCAGCGGCATTTTGGAAAACAACACCCCTAACACCAAGTGGGGCTACTGGAACATCACCACCGACCAGAGCACCGGCACCCTCATCCGCGACGGCGCGGGCGTCGGACGCACCGGCATCGTCAAGCGCGGCGCCGCCAACTGGACGCTCACGAACAACAGCAACTTCGCCACCGGCAACCTCAATGTCGAAAACGGCAAGCTCGTGCTGAATAACACCGGCACCTACGGAGCCACCGGCCCGGCCGGCGCGGTCATCACGAATCTGACCTCCGTTGTCGGTTCCACCGCCGCTGCCAATGGCATCCTCGAAATCAATGGCGCGACCCTTGACTACCACACCGTCAACAACGCCGACGCCGTCGCCTTCCGCGGCTCGCTCACCATCGCCACCAATGGCACCGGTGCCGGCGCCGTCCGCTTGAACTCGGGCTCGCTCACCACCTACCGCCAGCTCGCGGCAGGCGGCGTGAATGGCGCCTACGGTGCCTACACCCAGACCGGAGGTACTACGAATGTCGGAGGTTTCCTCGCCCTCGGCCTGGGCACCGGCTCCGGCGTCTTCGTCCAGACCGGCGGCATCTACAATCAGACCATCTCGCCCATCACCAATGGTGCAGGCACCGGCAGCAATGGCGTCATGCGCCTCACCGGCTCCGCGGTCTTCAATGTGAGCGGCACCGGCGACAATGGCCTCTGGCTCGGCGAAGCCGGCACCGGTCGCCTCAGCGTCTCCGGCAATGCCGCGCTCAATATCGCCGTGGGTAACAATGGCCTCCAACTCGGCCGCGTCGCAGCCGGCGTCGGCATCGCCAACCTCCTCGGCGGCAATGTCACCACTCCCGCAGTCACCAAGGGCGCAGGCACCGGCACGCTGAACTTCAATGGAGGCACGCTCACCGCGAATACGGCCAGCGCCACCTTCCTCACTGGCCTCACGAATGCCTACGTCCACGCCGGCGGCGGCACCATCGCCAATGGCGGCAATAACATCACCATCGGCCAGGCCCTGCTCGCACCGACTGGCAATGGCGTCTCCGCCACCGGCCTCATCCCATCCGGCTCCGGCTTCATCGCCCCGCCGGTTGTCCAGATCACCGGCGATGGCACCGGCGCTACCGCCGTCGCTGAAGTCGATGCCAGTGGCAATCTCACCGGCATCACCGTCACGAACCCCGGCATCGGCTACACCACCCCGCCGGTCTTCAGCCTCGTCGGCGGTGGCATCGGGAATACCGGCACCATCGGCGGCGAAGCCACCCTGGTTGCGAACAGCAGCGGCGCCCTGACCTTCACCGGCACCGGCACCACCATCCTGTCCGCCCAAAACACCTACACCGGCAATACCGTGGTCAACAGCGGCACCACCCTCGCCATCGTGTCCTCCGGCAGCCTCGCCTTCAAGCCAGCTGCCAACCACGTGTCTAACAAGGTCACCGGTGCCGGCCTCGCCAGCTTCGACGGCACCTTCAATATCGACCTCACCGGAGCCGCCGTCGCCAATGGCAACACCTGGACCTTGGTCGATGTCGCCAGCAAGTCCTACAGCGTCGTCACCTTCAATATCCCCGGCTTCACCGAGGTATCGAACGTCTGGACCAAGGTCGACGGAAACAACACCTGGTCCTTCAGCGAAAGCACCGGCGTGCTCTCCCTCGCAGTCTCCGGTGGCAGTGGCAACTTCGCCTCGTGGGTCAGCGGCTTCGGCCTCGCCGCAGGCGATCAGGACCCCACCGATGATCCGGACGGCGATGGCATCTCGAACTTCATCGAGTATGCCCTCGGCGGAAACCCAAGCGTTCGCGAGCTCGCCCTGCTTCCCACCGGTAGCAAGTCCGGCTCGAACTTCGTGCTGTCCTTCTCCCGCAGCGACCTCGCCGTCACCAATGGCGATGCCCCGCTCGCGATCGAGTATGGCAGCAACCTCACCGGTTGGACCACCGTCGCCGTCCCCGCGGCATCAGGAACCGTCAGCGGCGTGACCTTCAGCGTCACCAATGGCTCACCGAATGACGCCATCACCGCCGCCATCCCCACCGGCAGCGGCGCCCGCCTCTACGCCCGAGTCAAAGCCGGCAACTAA
- a CDS encoding glycoside hydrolase family 88 protein, which translates to MTPAVVTPPVAANASLRRALDLCLAKTRRNIEALAERPATWAFAVDGHYPEWNEGFYEIGNWTSSFITGMALLAWRETEDEHFIRQVERLEPWYAAKVGEHAEETMHDLGFLYSLYSVALYKLTGEARHREMGLKAAEVLAGRFVPKGGYIRAWGRMDDVANDYEGLAIIDCMMNLPLLYWAAEETGDLRFKEIAVRHSDMTLRWFVRADDSVYHAYRFDPVLGSPAGGDNYCGRSIDSHWARGTAWAIYGFAMGYRYTGNSDYLGAAVRVARRFISLLDEEVVPVWDFRMEKGAPVICDSSAAAVAVCAFQELEAVGAADEGISAAKRALLERLCSEDYLDHDLAVEGVLKHGQVGDGVGKAKSAYTSWGDYYLMEALAREMGMKETWW; encoded by the coding sequence ATGACTCCTGCCGTTGTCACTCCGCCGGTCGCCGCGAATGCCTCGCTGCGCCGGGCCCTTGACCTGTGTCTTGCGAAGACGCGCCGCAATATCGAGGCGCTTGCCGAGCGTCCGGCGACATGGGCATTTGCGGTGGACGGCCACTATCCAGAGTGGAACGAGGGGTTCTACGAGATCGGAAACTGGACGAGTTCCTTCATCACGGGGATGGCGCTGCTGGCGTGGCGTGAGACGGAGGACGAGCATTTCATCCGCCAGGTGGAGAGACTGGAGCCATGGTATGCGGCGAAGGTGGGTGAGCATGCGGAGGAGACGATGCATGATCTGGGATTTCTCTATTCGCTCTACTCGGTGGCGCTCTACAAGCTGACCGGTGAGGCGAGACATCGCGAGATGGGGCTGAAGGCCGCGGAGGTGCTGGCAGGGCGTTTCGTGCCGAAGGGTGGATACATCCGTGCGTGGGGGCGGATGGATGATGTGGCGAACGACTATGAGGGGCTGGCGATTATCGACTGCATGATGAACCTGCCGCTGCTGTATTGGGCGGCGGAGGAAACGGGCGATCTGCGTTTCAAGGAGATCGCCGTGCGTCACAGCGATATGACCCTGCGCTGGTTCGTGCGGGCGGATGATTCGGTGTATCACGCGTATCGCTTCGATCCGGTGCTGGGATCGCCGGCGGGTGGTGACAACTACTGCGGTCGTAGTATTGATAGCCATTGGGCGCGCGGGACGGCATGGGCGATCTATGGCTTCGCGATGGGGTATCGCTATACGGGAAATAGCGACTATCTGGGGGCTGCGGTGCGGGTGGCGCGGAGGTTTATTTCGCTGCTCGATGAGGAAGTGGTGCCGGTATGGGACTTCCGGATGGAGAAGGGTGCGCCGGTGATTTGTGATTCATCGGCGGCGGCGGTGGCGGTGTGTGCGTTCCAGGAGTTGGAGGCGGTGGGCGCGGCGGATGAGGGGATCAGCGCGGCCAAGAGGGCGTTGCTGGAGCGGCTGTGCTCGGAGGACTATCTGGATCACGATCTCGCGGTGGAGGGGGTGCTGAAGCACGGGCAGGTCGGCGATGGGGTGGGCAAGGCGAAGAGTGCCTATACGAGCTGGGGTGATTATTACCTGATGGAGGCTCTGGCCCGTGAGATGGGGATGAAGGAGACGTGGTGGTAG
- a CDS encoding alpha-galactosidase — MPREYLSVHTLGDTIVRYPHDPVTGRVGLEMLPASLADRVVEPRESLRGEAFIDVLPGNDLWPARPVESLLQFKLVGDAYPGAFAQGHTMRNSESLGRFALAGQRVVEDEEMTVIETKLASEDGLVATHRLSWKKGDGAFVVSSGFVNDSNRPVRLEMLASFSLAGISPFHEADAPGRLKVHRFRSAWSAEGRHECRSVEELHLERSWSGAAGFSERFGQLGTMPVRRWFPFVAVEDAVPGVLWGAQLAWAGSWQMEVFRQHDDVAISGGPADREFGHWVKTLEPGESLESPAATVACVRGGLDDLCDRLTAMQDAAVNLQPEVEQDLPVVFNEWCTTWGDPSHEKLCAIADRLKDSGVRYLVIDAGWYKSADTDWSSGHGDWNPSETLFPTGLKATADAIRERGLIPGLWFEMETVGSQSVAFKLGEHFITRDGVPVTVRERRFWDLCDPVAIGYLTEKVIDLLESCGFGYLKVDYNETAGFGCDHPDSQGEGLRLQIEGTYRFFEKIRERLPELVIENCSSGGHRLEPSMMARTAMSSFSDAHELVEIPLIAANLHRLILPRQNQIWAVLHPRDSLQRIQYSLAATFLGRMCLSGDVAGLPKESWELVREMIALYEKAAPVIKYGRSRRFGEVGESWRHPQGWQAVVRMSGGQALVVVHAFANAPEEVVVPLAGEWAPVGGAPQPLDGEIRVATGGDFSGHVWLYERR; from the coding sequence ATGCCTCGCGAATACCTGTCTGTCCACACGCTCGGCGATACGATCGTCCGCTATCCTCACGATCCGGTAACGGGGCGGGTGGGATTGGAGATGCTGCCGGCTTCATTGGCAGATCGGGTGGTGGAGCCGCGTGAATCGTTGCGGGGCGAGGCGTTCATTGATGTGCTTCCCGGGAATGACTTGTGGCCTGCGCGGCCGGTGGAGTCGCTGTTGCAATTCAAGCTGGTGGGGGATGCCTATCCGGGAGCGTTTGCGCAGGGGCATACGATGCGGAACTCGGAGAGCCTGGGGCGCTTCGCTTTGGCCGGGCAGCGGGTGGTGGAGGATGAGGAGATGACGGTGATCGAAACGAAGCTTGCGAGTGAGGATGGCTTGGTGGCGACTCATCGCTTGAGCTGGAAGAAGGGGGATGGGGCGTTTGTGGTGAGCAGCGGGTTTGTGAATGATTCTAACAGGCCTGTGAGGCTTGAGATGCTGGCGAGCTTTTCGTTGGCGGGGATCTCGCCGTTTCACGAGGCGGATGCGCCCGGGCGGCTGAAGGTGCATCGCTTTCGTTCCGCGTGGAGCGCGGAGGGGCGGCATGAGTGCCGGAGCGTCGAGGAGCTTCACTTGGAGCGCTCGTGGAGTGGAGCGGCAGGTTTTAGCGAGCGTTTCGGACAGCTGGGGACGATGCCGGTGCGGCGGTGGTTTCCTTTTGTGGCGGTGGAGGATGCGGTGCCGGGTGTGCTGTGGGGCGCGCAGTTGGCGTGGGCGGGATCGTGGCAGATGGAGGTGTTCCGCCAGCATGATGATGTGGCGATTTCAGGCGGGCCGGCGGACCGGGAGTTCGGGCATTGGGTGAAGACGTTGGAGCCGGGTGAGTCGCTTGAGAGTCCGGCTGCCACGGTTGCTTGTGTGCGGGGTGGGCTGGATGACCTTTGTGATCGCCTTACTGCGATGCAGGATGCGGCGGTCAATCTGCAGCCGGAGGTTGAGCAGGATTTGCCGGTGGTTTTCAACGAGTGGTGCACGACTTGGGGAGATCCTTCGCATGAGAAGCTGTGTGCGATCGCGGACCGGCTGAAGGATTCGGGGGTGCGCTATCTGGTGATCGATGCGGGGTGGTACAAGTCAGCTGATACGGACTGGAGTAGTGGTCACGGGGATTGGAATCCGAGCGAGACGCTGTTTCCGACGGGACTCAAAGCGACGGCGGATGCGATCCGTGAGCGTGGCTTGATCCCGGGGTTGTGGTTCGAGATGGAGACGGTGGGATCGCAGAGTGTTGCCTTCAAACTGGGTGAGCATTTCATCACGAGGGATGGCGTGCCGGTGACGGTGCGGGAGCGGCGGTTTTGGGATCTGTGTGATCCGGTGGCGATCGGCTATCTGACGGAGAAGGTGATCGATTTGTTAGAGAGCTGCGGCTTCGGGTATCTCAAGGTGGACTACAATGAGACGGCGGGGTTTGGGTGTGATCATCCGGACTCGCAGGGCGAGGGGCTGCGGCTGCAGATCGAGGGGACGTATCGATTTTTCGAGAAGATCCGCGAGCGTTTGCCGGAGCTGGTGATCGAGAATTGCTCGTCGGGAGGGCACCGGCTGGAGCCATCGATGATGGCTCGGACGGCGATGTCGTCGTTCTCGGACGCGCACGAGTTGGTGGAGATCCCGCTGATTGCGGCGAATTTGCACCGGCTGATCTTGCCGCGGCAGAATCAGATTTGGGCGGTGCTCCATCCGCGTGATTCGCTGCAGAGGATTCAATATAGCCTGGCGGCGACGTTTCTGGGGAGGATGTGCTTGTCGGGGGATGTGGCTGGATTGCCGAAGGAGTCGTGGGAGCTGGTGCGGGAGATGATCGCGCTTTATGAGAAGGCTGCGCCGGTGATCAAGTACGGGAGGAGTCGTAGGTTTGGCGAGGTGGGGGAGAGTTGGAGGCATCCGCAGGGATGGCAGGCGGTGGTGCGGATGTCAGGGGGACAGGCGCTGGTGGTGGTGCATGCGTTTGCGAATGCGCCTGAGGAGGTGGTGGTTCCTTTGGCGGGCGAGTGGGCTCCTGTTGGGGGCGCACCGCAGCCGTTGGATGGAGAAATCCGAGTGGCGACCGGAGGTGACTTCAGCGGTCACGTGTGGCTCTACGAGCGGCGCTAG